The following proteins come from a genomic window of Pseudomonas putida:
- a CDS encoding aminotransferase class III-fold pyridoxal phosphate-dependent enzyme → MNMPETAPAGIASQLKLDAHWMPYTANRNFQRDPRLIVAAEGNYLVDDHGRKIFDALSGLWTCGAGHTRKEIADAVTRQLSTLDYSPAFQFGHPLSFQLAEKIAELVPGNLNHVFYTNSGSECADTALKMVRAYWRLKGQATKTKIIGRARGYHGVNIAGTSLGGVNGNRKMFGQLLDVDHLPHTVLPVNAFSKGLPEEGGIALADEMLKLIELHDASNIAAVIVEPLAGSAGVLPPPKGYLKRLREICTQHNILLIFDEVITGFGRMGAMTGSEAFGVTPDLMCIAKQVTNGAIPMGAVIASSEIYQTFMNQPTPEYAVEFPHGYTYSAHPVACAAGIAALDLLQKENLVQSAAELAPHFEKLLHGVKGTKNIVDIRNYGLAGAIQIAARDGDAIVRPYEAAMKLWKAGFYVRFGGDTLQFGPTFNTKPQELDRLFDAVGETLNLID, encoded by the coding sequence ATGAACATGCCCGAAACCGCCCCTGCCGGTATCGCCAGCCAGCTCAAGCTGGACGCCCACTGGATGCCCTACACCGCCAACCGCAACTTCCAGCGCGACCCTCGCCTGATCGTGGCGGCCGAAGGCAACTACCTGGTCGATGACCACGGGCGCAAGATCTTCGACGCCCTGTCCGGCCTGTGGACCTGCGGCGCAGGGCACACTCGCAAGGAAATCGCTGACGCGGTGACCCGCCAACTGAGTACGCTGGACTATTCCCCAGCATTCCAGTTCGGCCACCCGCTGTCGTTCCAGCTGGCGGAAAAGATCGCCGAGCTGGTTCCGGGCAATCTGAATCACGTCTTTTATACCAACTCCGGTTCCGAATGCGCCGACACCGCATTGAAGATGGTGCGTGCCTACTGGCGCCTGAAAGGCCAGGCCACCAAGACCAAGATCATCGGCCGTGCCCGTGGTTACCATGGCGTGAACATCGCGGGTACCAGCCTGGGTGGCGTCAACGGTAACCGCAAGATGTTTGGTCAGCTGCTGGACGTCGACCACCTGCCTCACACTGTATTGCCGGTGAACGCCTTCTCCAAAGGCTTGCCGGAAGAGGGCGGTATCGCTCTGGCTGACGAAATGCTCAAGCTGATCGAGCTGCACGATGCCTCCAACATCGCAGCAGTCATCGTCGAGCCGCTGGCCGGTTCGGCCGGTGTGCTGCCGCCGCCGAAGGGTTACCTGAAGCGTCTGCGTGAAATCTGCACCCAGCACAACATTCTGCTGATCTTCGATGAAGTGATCACTGGCTTCGGCCGCATGGGCGCGATGACCGGCTCGGAAGCCTTCGGCGTTACCCCGGACCTGATGTGCATCGCCAAGCAGGTGACCAACGGCGCCATCCCGATGGGCGCAGTGATTGCCAGCAGCGAGATCTACCAGACGTTCATGAATCAGCCGACCCCGGAATACGCCGTGGAATTCCCACACGGCTACACCTACTCGGCGCACCCGGTAGCCTGTGCCGCCGGTATCGCCGCGCTGGACCTGCTGCAGAAGGAAAACCTGGTGCAGTCTGCTGCTGAACTGGCGCCGCATTTCGAGAAGCTGCTGCACGGCGTGAAGGGCACCAAGAATATCGTCGATATCCGCAACTACGGCCTGGCCGGCGCCATCCAGATCGCCGCCCGTGACGGTGACGCCATCGTTCGCCCATACGAAGCGGCCATGAAACTGTGGAAAGCTGGCTTCTATGTACGCTTTGGTGGCGACACCCTGCAGTTCGGCCCAACCTTCAATACCAAGCCGCAGGAATTGGACCGTCTGTTCGATGCTGTAGGCGAAACCCTGAACCTGATCGACTGA
- a CDS encoding heavy metal translocating P-type ATPase, whose product MPASTTYDLPISGMTCASCAGRVERALRKVAGAEQVSVNLTTEKARVVAPPASLPALVEAVREAGYGVPTRTLELQIGGMTCASCVGRVERALGKVPGVGQVSVNLASERAHLEVLAALDDNLLIDAVQKAGYSASLPQSTKDDQSAVQRRLRNERLAVGAALLLALPLVLPMLVQPFGLHWMLPAWAQFLLATPVQFILGARFYIAAWKAVRAGAGNMDLLVALGTSAGYGLSLYQWAQAPAGMAPHLYFEASAVVIALVLLGKYLESRAKRQTASAIRALEALRPERAVRVVDGLEEDVAIAQLRLGDLVLVKPGERFPVDGVVEDGSSHADEALISGESLPVPKQPGDSVTGGAINGEGRLLVRTQALGTETVLARIIRLVEDAQAAKAPIQKLVDRVSQVFVPAVLVLALITLIGWWLAGTPLETALINAVAVLVIACPCALGLATPAAIMAGTGVAARHGILIKDAEALERAHAVNRVVFDKTGTLTSGSPRVVHSQALDGNSADLHRLAGALQRGSEHLLAKAVLVACAEQGLDVPTVADSQSLTGRGIAGRVEGRELALGNRRLLDESGLQPGELAAQAQAWEAEGRTLSWLIERGTQARVVGLFAFGDSLKPGAAQAIATLHAQHISSHLLTGDNRGSARVVAEALGIDDVHAEVLPADKAATVTALRQDGVVAMVGDGINDAPALAAADIGIAMGGGTDVAMQAAGITLMRGDPRLVPAALEISRKTYAKIRQNLFWAFIYNLIGIPLAALGYLNPVLAGAAMAMSSVSVVSNALWLKTWKPTSSTQEAP is encoded by the coding sequence ATGCCCGCATCCACCACATACGACCTGCCGATCTCCGGCATGACCTGCGCCAGCTGTGCTGGCCGGGTCGAGCGCGCCCTGCGCAAGGTCGCCGGCGCTGAACAGGTCAGCGTAAACCTCACCACTGAAAAAGCCCGGGTTGTAGCCCCGCCTGCCAGCCTGCCAGCGTTGGTCGAAGCCGTGCGCGAGGCCGGCTACGGGGTACCAACCCGCACCCTCGAACTGCAGATAGGCGGTATGACCTGCGCCAGTTGTGTCGGCCGCGTAGAGCGCGCCCTGGGCAAAGTGCCGGGGGTCGGGCAGGTCAGCGTCAACTTGGCCAGCGAACGCGCACACCTCGAAGTGCTTGCGGCCCTGGATGACAACCTGCTGATCGACGCTGTGCAAAAAGCAGGCTACAGCGCCAGCCTGCCACAATCGACCAAGGACGACCAAAGCGCTGTCCAGCGACGCCTGCGCAACGAGCGCCTGGCAGTTGGTGCAGCCTTGCTGTTGGCCCTGCCGCTGGTATTACCCATGCTGGTACAACCGTTCGGCTTGCACTGGATGCTACCCGCCTGGGCGCAGTTCCTGCTGGCCACCCCCGTGCAGTTCATTCTCGGTGCCCGCTTCTACATTGCAGCCTGGAAGGCCGTGCGCGCCGGTGCCGGCAACATGGACCTGCTGGTAGCCCTGGGCACCAGCGCTGGCTATGGCCTGAGCCTGTACCAATGGGCACAGGCTCCCGCCGGCATGGCCCCGCACCTGTACTTCGAAGCCTCGGCCGTGGTGATTGCCCTGGTATTGCTGGGCAAGTACCTGGAAAGCCGCGCCAAGCGCCAGACCGCCAGTGCCATCCGCGCCCTCGAAGCCCTGCGCCCGGAACGCGCCGTGCGTGTGGTCGACGGCCTGGAGGAGGACGTGGCGATCGCCCAGTTGCGCTTGGGCGACCTGGTACTGGTCAAGCCCGGCGAGCGCTTCCCGGTCGACGGCGTGGTCGAAGACGGCAGCAGCCACGCCGATGAGGCCCTGATCAGCGGCGAGAGCCTGCCAGTGCCCAAGCAACCCGGCGACAGCGTCACCGGTGGCGCCATCAATGGCGAAGGCCGGCTGCTGGTGCGTACCCAGGCGCTGGGCACCGAGACCGTGCTGGCGCGCATCATCCGCCTGGTGGAAGACGCACAGGCCGCCAAAGCGCCGATCCAGAAGCTGGTCGACCGTGTCAGCCAGGTGTTCGTCCCCGCTGTGCTGGTACTGGCCCTGATCACCCTGATTGGCTGGTGGCTGGCGGGGACACCGCTGGAAACCGCGCTGATCAACGCCGTCGCCGTGCTGGTCATTGCCTGTCCCTGCGCCCTCGGCCTGGCCACGCCCGCCGCGATCATGGCCGGCACCGGGGTCGCCGCCCGCCACGGCATCCTGATCAAGGATGCCGAAGCCCTGGAGCGTGCCCATGCGGTCAACCGCGTCGTGTTCGACAAAACCGGCACCCTCACCTCCGGCAGCCCGCGGGTGGTTCACAGTCAGGCGCTGGACGGCAACAGTGCCGACCTGCACCGCCTGGCCGGCGCCCTGCAACGCGGGAGTGAACACCTGCTGGCCAAGGCGGTGCTGGTGGCCTGTGCAGAGCAAGGGCTGGACGTGCCAACCGTTGCCGACAGCCAGTCGCTGACCGGGCGCGGCATTGCCGGTCGCGTTGAAGGCCGTGAACTGGCGCTGGGCAACCGCCGACTGCTTGACGAAAGCGGCCTGCAGCCCGGCGAATTGGCCGCCCAGGCCCAGGCCTGGGAAGCCGAAGGACGCACACTGTCGTGGTTGATCGAACGCGGTACGCAAGCAAGAGTGGTGGGCCTGTTCGCCTTTGGTGACAGCCTCAAGCCCGGCGCCGCGCAGGCCATCGCCACCCTGCACGCCCAACACATCAGCAGCCACCTGCTGACCGGTGACAACCGTGGCAGCGCCAGAGTGGTTGCCGAGGCCCTGGGCATCGACGATGTGCATGCCGAAGTGCTACCGGCCGACAAGGCCGCAACCGTGACCGCGCTCAGGCAGGATGGTGTGGTCGCCATGGTTGGCGATGGCATCAACGATGCACCGGCGTTGGCCGCGGCCGACATCGGCATTGCCATGGGTGGCGGTACCGACGTGGCCATGCAGGCCGCCGGCATCACCCTGATGCGTGGCGACCCGCGCCTGGTGCCCGCCGCGCTGGAAATCAGCCGCAAGACCTACGCGAAGATCCGCCAGAACCTGTTCTGGGCATTCATCTACAACCTGATCGGCATCCCGCTGGCCGCGCTGGGTTACCTCAACCCGGTACTGGCGGGTGCCGCCATGGCCATGTCCAGCGTCAGCGTCGTCAGCAACGCACTGTGGCTCAAAACGTGGAAACCCACCAGCAGTACACAGGAGGCGCCATGA
- a CDS encoding SDR family oxidoreductase gives MANSRTALIIGASRGLGLGLVQRLHEDGWHITATVRNPQQPGALANVPGVRIEQLEMNDTVQLDSLKQRLQGQVFDLIFVNAGVMGPLPQDLEAVSNSDIGDLFMTNAVAPIRVARRLVGQIREGSGVLAFMSSILGSVTIPDGGEICLYKASKAALNSMINSFFVEQQRPDLCVLAMHPGWVKTDMGGENADIDVLTSTRGMIEQIKAQSGNGGLRFINYKGEPLVW, from the coding sequence ATGGCCAATTCAAGAACTGCCCTCATCATCGGCGCCTCGCGCGGGCTTGGCCTGGGCTTGGTACAACGCCTGCACGAAGACGGTTGGCACATCACTGCCACCGTCCGTAACCCGCAGCAGCCCGGCGCCCTGGCGAACGTGCCCGGCGTGCGTATCGAGCAGCTGGAAATGAACGACACCGTTCAGCTCGACAGCCTGAAGCAACGCCTGCAAGGCCAGGTGTTCGACCTGATATTCGTCAACGCCGGGGTCATGGGCCCCTTGCCGCAAGACCTGGAGGCCGTAAGCAACAGCGACATTGGCGATCTGTTCATGACCAATGCCGTAGCGCCGATACGCGTGGCTCGCCGCCTGGTGGGTCAAATACGTGAAGGCAGTGGTGTGCTGGCCTTCATGAGCTCGATCCTGGGAAGCGTTACCATCCCCGACGGTGGCGAAATCTGCCTGTACAAGGCCAGCAAGGCGGCACTGAACTCGATGATCAACAGCTTCTTCGTTGAGCAGCAGCGCCCGGACCTGTGCGTGCTGGCCATGCACCCAGGCTGGGTGAAAACCGACATGGGTGGCGAAAACGCCGATATCGATGTGCTCACCAGCACCCGAGGCATGATCGAACAGATCAAGGCCCAAAGCGGCAACGGCGGCCTGCGTTTCATCAACTACAAGGGCGAACCCTTGGTCTGGTGA
- a CDS encoding copper resistance protein CopZ, whose translation MQVFNVQGMTCGHCVKAVTRAVQEQDAAARVEVDLAGKQVRVQSELAQEQILTAIRDEGYQAELA comes from the coding sequence ATGCAAGTGTTCAATGTACAAGGCATGACCTGCGGCCATTGTGTGAAAGCCGTGACCCGCGCGGTGCAGGAGCAGGATGCTGCAGCCAGGGTGGAAGTTGATCTGGCGGGCAAACAGGTGCGTGTGCAGAGCGAGTTGGCGCAGGAGCAGATTCTCACTGCGATTCGGGATGAGGGGTATCAGGCCGAACTCGCCTGA
- a CDS encoding DUF1949 domain-containing protein has protein sequence MPSTLLDLCEYREEIRKSRFITLAGPISSAAEAMSFIERHSDLAATHNCWAWKLGAQYRSSDDGEPGGTAGRPILAAIEAQDCDQVVVLVIRWYGGIQLGTGGLARAYGGGANKCLQQAPKRLLVQRSNFSCSCSFSELALVKLRLAEVDGLVLDEQFTANGVNLLIALGDAHLAPLQQQLADLSRGRILLEAR, from the coding sequence ATGCCTTCTACCCTGCTCGACCTCTGCGAATACCGCGAGGAAATCCGCAAAAGCCGCTTCATCACCCTCGCCGGGCCAATCAGCAGTGCCGCCGAAGCGATGAGTTTCATCGAACGTCATAGCGACCTGGCCGCAACCCACAACTGCTGGGCCTGGAAACTCGGCGCGCAGTACCGCAGCAGCGACGATGGCGAACCCGGCGGCACCGCTGGGCGGCCGATCCTGGCGGCCATCGAAGCGCAGGACTGCGACCAGGTGGTGGTGCTGGTGATCCGCTGGTACGGCGGCATCCAGCTGGGTACCGGCGGCCTGGCCAGGGCCTATGGCGGCGGCGCCAACAAGTGCCTGCAACAGGCGCCCAAGCGCCTGCTGGTACAGCGCAGCAATTTCAGCTGCAGCTGCAGTTTCAGCGAGCTGGCGCTGGTGAAGCTGCGCCTGGCCGAGGTTGACGGCCTGGTCCTGGATGAACAGTTCACCGCCAATGGCGTTAACCTGCTGATTGCCCTCGGTGACGCCCACCTGGCGCCATTGCAACAGCAACTGGCGGATTTGAGCCGCGGACGTATTTTGCTCGAAGCACGCTGA
- a CDS encoding LysR family transcriptional regulator: MSRRPDPLAQVSDFDIRLLKIYRSVVECGGFSAAENVLGIGRSAISQQMNDLEQRLGLRLCQRGRAGFSLTEEGREVYHSALQLLSALESFRTEVNGLHQHLRGELNIGLTDNLVTLPHMRITHALAELKDRGPDVRIQIRMIAPSQVEHGVLDGSLHVGVVPQTSPLSGLEYQPLYSERSLLYCAVGHPLFYADDQQIDDDRLNSQEAITPTFRLPAEIQAHYQALNCTASASDREGMAFLILTGRYIGYLPDHYAMFWVQQGRLRALKPKERFYDLSLSWVTRKGRRPNLVLESFLESLAATR; this comes from the coding sequence ATGAGCCGACGACCCGATCCACTCGCCCAAGTCAGCGACTTCGACATCCGCCTTCTGAAGATCTACCGCAGCGTCGTCGAGTGCGGTGGCTTCTCGGCTGCCGAGAACGTACTGGGCATTGGGCGCTCGGCCATCAGCCAGCAGATGAACGACCTTGAGCAACGCCTCGGCCTGCGCCTGTGTCAGCGCGGACGCGCCGGTTTCTCGCTGACTGAGGAAGGCCGCGAGGTCTACCATTCAGCCCTGCAACTGCTCAGCGCGCTGGAAAGCTTCCGCACCGAGGTCAACGGCCTGCACCAGCATTTGCGCGGCGAGCTGAACATTGGTCTGACCGACAACCTGGTGACCTTGCCGCACATGCGTATCACCCATGCCCTGGCGGAACTCAAGGACCGCGGCCCTGATGTGCGCATCCAGATCCGTATGATCGCCCCCAGCCAGGTCGAGCACGGCGTGCTCGATGGCAGCCTTCACGTTGGCGTCGTACCCCAGACCAGCCCGCTTTCGGGGCTTGAGTACCAACCGTTGTACAGCGAACGCTCGCTGCTGTACTGCGCCGTCGGCCACCCGCTGTTCTATGCCGATGACCAGCAGATAGACGACGACCGCCTCAATAGCCAGGAAGCCATCACCCCCACCTTCCGTCTACCCGCCGAAATCCAGGCGCATTACCAGGCGCTGAATTGCACCGCCAGTGCTTCTGACCGCGAGGGCATGGCGTTTCTGATCCTCACCGGGCGTTACATCGGCTATCTGCCCGACCACTACGCCATGTTCTGGGTACAACAAGGCCGTTTGCGTGCGCTCAAGCCCAAGGAGCGTTTTTATGACCTGAGCCTGAGCTGGGTTACCCGCAAAGGCCGGCGCCCCAACCTGGTGCTGGAAAGCTTCCTCGAAAGCCTGGCTGCGACACGTTGA
- a CDS encoding adenosine deaminase: MYDWLNALPKAELHLHLEGSLEPELLFALAERNKIALPWADVETLRGAYAFNNLQEFLDLYYQGADVLRTEQDFYDLTWAYLQRCKAQNVIHTEPFFDPQTHTDRGIAFEVVLNGISQALKDGREQLGISSGLILSFLRHLSEDEAQKTLDQALPFRDAFIAVGLDSSEMGHPPSKFKRVFDRARSEGFVAVAHAGEEGPPEYIWEALDLLKIKRIDHGVRAIEDERLMQRIIDEQIPLTVCPLSNTKLCVFEHMSQHNILDMLERGVKVTVNSDDPAYFGGYVTENFHALHTHLGMTEDQARRLAQNSLDARLV, from the coding sequence ATGTATGACTGGTTGAACGCCCTGCCCAAGGCCGAACTGCACCTGCACCTGGAAGGCTCACTGGAGCCCGAGTTGCTGTTCGCCCTGGCCGAGCGCAACAAGATCGCCTTGCCCTGGGCCGATGTGGAAACCTTGCGCGGTGCCTATGCCTTCAACAACCTGCAGGAGTTCCTCGACCTGTACTACCAGGGCGCCGACGTGCTGCGCACCGAGCAGGACTTCTATGACCTGACCTGGGCCTACCTGCAACGCTGCAAAGCCCAGAACGTGATCCACACTGAACCCTTCTTCGACCCACAGACCCATACCGACCGTGGCATTGCTTTCGAAGTGGTGCTCAACGGCATCAGCCAGGCGCTCAAGGATGGTCGCGAACAACTGGGCATCAGCAGCGGCCTGATCCTCAGCTTCCTGCGCCACCTCAGCGAGGATGAAGCGCAAAAGACCCTCGATCAGGCCTTGCCGTTCCGCGATGCCTTCATTGCCGTTGGCCTGGACAGCTCGGAGATGGGCCACCCGCCAAGCAAGTTCAAGCGTGTGTTCGACCGCGCCCGCAGCGAAGGCTTCGTCGCCGTTGCCCACGCTGGCGAAGAAGGCCCACCCGAGTACATCTGGGAAGCCCTCGACCTGCTGAAGATCAAACGTATCGACCATGGCGTACGTGCCATTGAGGACGAGCGCCTGATGCAGCGCATCATCGACGAGCAGATCCCGCTCACGGTGTGCCCGCTGTCCAACACCAAGCTCTGCGTGTTCGAGCACATGAGCCAGCACAACATCCTCGACATGCTCGAGCGTGGTGTGAAAGTCACGGTCAACTCGGACGACCCGGCCTACTTCGGTGGCTATGTCACGGAGAACTTCCACGCCCTGCACACCCACTTGGGCATGACCGAGGACCAGGCACGTCGCCTGGCGCAGAACAGCCTGGATGCACGGCTGGTCTGA
- a CDS encoding Bcr/CflA family efflux MFS transporter produces MNLRMVLILGALSAFGPLAIDFYLPAFPAMAQAFATDEKHVQATLAAYFLGLSIGQLAYGPVADRFGRRKPLMFGVTLFTLASLACAYAPNLDTLVVARFIQALGGCAGMVLSRAIVSDKCDPVASAKVFSQLMLVMGLAPILAPMLGGVLVNLAGWQSIFLALSLFSAGCLLAVSLGLPESLPEHIPRQPLSGALRQYLRLLADRVFLGHALTGGIAIAGMFAYIAGSPFVFIKLYGVPAEHYGWLFGTNAAGFILVAQVNARLLAKRGPAFLLGRAVWLYLVAGLVLLGVAALRPAQLWPLLVPLFICIASLGCIIPNASACAMSGQGARAGSASALMGCVQFSVAAGAAALVGLLHDGSAVPMAIVISLCGALVVSVALLTRRLQAKAPA; encoded by the coding sequence ATGAACCTGCGAATGGTGCTCATCCTGGGCGCACTCAGTGCGTTTGGGCCCTTGGCGATCGACTTCTACCTGCCAGCCTTCCCGGCCATGGCGCAAGCGTTCGCCACCGATGAAAAACACGTCCAGGCCACGTTGGCCGCCTACTTCCTGGGCCTGTCTATCGGGCAGCTGGCCTATGGGCCGGTTGCCGACCGTTTTGGCCGCCGCAAACCGCTGATGTTCGGCGTTACGCTGTTCACCTTGGCATCACTGGCCTGTGCCTACGCCCCCAACCTCGATACCTTGGTGGTGGCGCGTTTCATCCAGGCACTGGGTGGTTGTGCCGGTATGGTGCTTTCGCGGGCCATCGTCAGCGACAAGTGCGATCCGGTAGCGTCAGCCAAAGTGTTTTCGCAACTGATGCTGGTCATGGGCCTCGCGCCGATCCTGGCACCGATGCTGGGTGGGGTGCTGGTGAATCTGGCCGGCTGGCAGTCGATCTTTCTCGCTCTGAGCTTGTTCAGTGCCGGCTGCCTGTTGGCGGTAAGCCTGGGCCTGCCGGAAAGCCTGCCTGAGCATATACCGCGTCAGCCGCTGTCTGGCGCCTTGCGCCAGTACCTGCGGCTGCTGGCTGATCGGGTTTTCCTCGGACATGCCCTGACCGGCGGTATCGCCATTGCCGGCATGTTCGCCTATATCGCCGGTTCACCTTTCGTGTTCATCAAACTGTATGGCGTGCCCGCTGAGCACTACGGCTGGCTGTTCGGCACCAACGCCGCAGGTTTTATTCTGGTGGCGCAGGTGAACGCCCGCCTGCTGGCCAAACGCGGGCCGGCCTTCCTGCTGGGCCGTGCGGTGTGGCTGTATCTGGTTGCGGGCCTGGTGCTGCTGGGCGTGGCGGCGTTGCGCCCTGCGCAACTGTGGCCGCTACTGGTGCCGCTGTTCATCTGTATCGCCAGCCTTGGTTGCATCATTCCCAATGCTTCGGCCTGCGCCATGAGTGGACAGGGCGCGCGTGCCGGCAGCGCCTCGGCACTGATGGGCTGTGTGCAGTTCAGCGTAGCTGCGGGTGCTGCGGCGCTGGTCGGGCTGCTGCATGATGGCAGTGCGGTGCCCATGGCAATCGTGATCAGCCTGTGCGGGGCGCTGGTGGTCAGTGTTGCGCTGTTGACCCGGCGTTTGCAGGCCAAGGCTCCCGCATGA
- a CDS encoding helix-turn-helix domain-containing protein produces the protein MNAASSISQIASLMADPKRSAMLWALIDGTPRLANELAIMTGLTSSSACAHLSLLSSAGLLKHEARGRKRYFCLATPQVGAAVEALASVQLESARGERAEAPVSSLPMSMRRARRCGDHLGGELASELYHRMVVAGWLEGSGRQLMVSDEGRAQLALVGVYIDALAPHQQRGCVICRCTEWNDQGPHLGGVLGQALFRLFLQSGWMRELEDTRALHISALGIQQINRIARVATLQVG, from the coding sequence ATGAACGCAGCCAGCAGTATCAGCCAGATCGCCAGCCTGATGGCCGATCCCAAGCGCAGTGCCATGTTGTGGGCATTGATCGATGGCACACCTAGATTGGCCAATGAACTCGCGATAATGACTGGCCTGACTTCATCGTCCGCCTGCGCACACCTTTCGTTGCTGTCGTCGGCCGGCTTGCTCAAGCATGAAGCCAGGGGCCGCAAACGCTACTTTTGCCTGGCAACCCCGCAGGTCGGAGCGGCGGTAGAAGCCTTGGCCAGCGTGCAGCTGGAAAGCGCCAGGGGAGAGCGTGCCGAAGCGCCAGTATCGTCACTGCCCATGTCGATGCGCCGGGCGCGCCGTTGTGGCGATCATCTGGGTGGGGAGTTGGCCAGTGAGCTATATCATCGCATGGTGGTGGCCGGCTGGCTGGAAGGCAGCGGTCGGCAGTTGATGGTCAGTGACGAGGGGCGGGCGCAGTTGGCCTTGGTCGGGGTATACATCGATGCCTTGGCGCCACACCAGCAACGAGGTTGCGTGATCTGCCGCTGCACCGAGTGGAATGACCAGGGCCCTCACCTGGGGGGCGTACTTGGCCAGGCCTTGTTCAGGTTGTTCCTGCAATCTGGCTGGATGCGCGAGTTAGAGGACACGCGGGCATTGCATATTTCGGCGCTGGGTATCCAGCAGATCAATCGCATCGCCCGCGTGGCGACGTTGCAGGTCGGTTGA
- a CDS encoding TetR family transcriptional regulator, producing MTLEVPAHRLSASGKPAGRIRQKNEQAIIQAAEDEFARHGFKGTSMNTIALKAGLPKANLHYYFTNKLGLYIAVLSNIIELWDSTFNALSVDDDPGEALSQYIRTKMEFSRRNPQASRIFAMEVISGGTCLTEYFSADYREWFRGRAAVFQAWIEAGKMDPVDPVHLIFLLWGSTQHYADFATQICQVTGRSRLTKQDMEDASNNLIHIILKGCGIKPAA from the coding sequence ATGACCCTAGAAGTCCCTGCGCATCGCCTCTCCGCCTCGGGCAAGCCCGCGGGCCGTATCCGCCAGAAGAACGAACAGGCCATTATCCAGGCCGCCGAAGATGAATTCGCCCGCCATGGTTTCAAGGGCACCAGCATGAACACCATCGCGCTCAAGGCGGGGTTGCCCAAGGCCAACCTGCATTACTACTTCACCAACAAGCTGGGCCTGTACATCGCCGTGCTCAGCAATATCATCGAGTTGTGGGACAGCACCTTCAACGCCTTGAGCGTCGATGACGACCCCGGTGAAGCCCTGAGCCAGTACATCCGTACCAAGATGGAGTTCTCCCGGCGCAACCCGCAAGCTTCGCGCATTTTCGCCATGGAAGTGATCAGCGGTGGCACCTGCCTGACCGAATACTTCAGCGCCGATTACCGCGAATGGTTCCGCGGCCGTGCTGCGGTCTTCCAGGCCTGGATCGAAGCAGGCAAAATGGACCCGGTCGACCCGGTGCACCTGATCTTCCTGCTCTGGGGCAGCACCCAGCACTATGCAGACTTCGCCACCCAGATTTGCCAGGTGACTGGCCGCAGCCGCCTGACCAAGCAGGACATGGAAGACGCGAGCAACAACCTTATCCACATCATTTTGAAGGGCTGCGGCATCAAGCCGGCTGCCTGA